In one window of Macrobrachium nipponense isolate FS-2020 chromosome 2, ASM1510439v2, whole genome shotgun sequence DNA:
- the LOC135221419 gene encoding uncharacterized protein LOC135221419: MTTTTTVTIGAAQLAGAVGLGIASLAAQAIVGSVVGGRGGGRGGGSRRGSHNRYGRDLKDEREALDNLLEMVFLQDGTGCGMKLVCDLAGKEEDELVGEDLNILALVGPGVPPGEGLLPKSGADVYRNARYIGETGAPCDKIFASCPMNGTEIRGITQKFLHLGA, translated from the exons ATGACTACCACCACGACCGTCACTATTGGGGCTGCACAGCTTGCCGGCGCGGTAGGCCTAGGCATTGCCAGTTTAGCTGCTCAAGCAATTGTAG GCTCAGTCGTTGGCGGGAGAGGAGGCGGCCGCGGCGGCGGGAGCCGCAGGGGGTCCCATAACCGCTACGGTCGTGACTTGAAGGACGAGAGAGAAGCCCTGGACAACCTGCTGGAGATGGTCTTCCTTCAGGACGGAACTGGTTGCGGCATGAAGCTTGTCTGCGACCTGGCCGGGAAGGAAGAAGACGAGCTGGTCGGGGAGGACCTCAATATACTGGCACTCGTTGG GCCTGGAGTGCCACCTGGAGAGGGCCTATTACCGAAAAGTGGCGCCGATGTTTATAGGAATGCCAGGTACATTGGAGAAACTGGTGCCCCTTGTGACAAGATTTTCGCCTCCTGCCCCATGAATGGCACCGAAATTAGGGGAATTACTCAGAAATTCTTGCATTTGGGTGCTTGA